From a single Solenopsis invicta isolate M01_SB chromosome 6, UNIL_Sinv_3.0, whole genome shotgun sequence genomic region:
- the LOC105198154 gene encoding protein FRA10AC1 homolog has product MFPAYAHLSAYDRHKKLVNDYLTFYGKSVSSFKRDTSRDKTDYDVIRENHKFLWDQEKDVPDTWGAKLAKKYYDKLFKEYCICDLTYYKYNKVALRWRVEKEVIDGKGQFECGSKTCKEKENLRSWELNFGYVEHGEKKNALVKLRLCPECSVKLNYGSQKREVKRRKSLKRLNTNSESTPHTDVPTMSSNPDSDNKEDADSNSIEIQSSEVTDTNESNIWKEKPVEDVEKTREKEFEEYLADLLM; this is encoded by the exons ATGTTTCCAGCTTATGCTCACTTGTCGGCTTACGACAGGCACAAAAAACTCGTCAATGATTATCTGACATTTTACGGAAAGTCCGTATCGTCCTTCAAGCGAGACAC GTCCCGAGACAAAACTGATTACGACGTTATCAGAGAGAACCACAAGTTTCTCTGGGATCAAGAGAAGGATGTTCCAGATACATGGGGCGCAAAATTAGCTAAGAAGTACTATGACAAATTATTCAAGGAGTACTGCATATGTGAtcttacatattataaatataataag GTTGCTCTGAGATGGAGAGTGGAGAAGGAAGTAATAGATGGGAAAGGACAGTTCGAGTGTGGCAGTAAAACGTGCAAAGAGAAGGAAAACTTGCGTTCCTGGGAGCTTAATTTTGGCTATGTAGAACATGGCGAGAAGAAGAACGCGCTAGTCAAATTAA GACTTTGCCCAGAATGTTCCGTAAAACTTAATTATGGATCACAAAAGCGGGAAGTAAAAAGGAGAAAATCTTTGAAGCGTTTAAACACAAATTCTGAAAGTACACCACATACTGATGTGCCTACTATGTCCAGTAATCCAGACTCGGATAATAAAGAGGATGCGGATTCTAACTCAATTGAAATACAAAGCAGTGAGGTTACTGATACGAATGAGTCCAATATCTGGAAAGAGAAGCCAGTTGAAGATGTAGAAAagacaagagagaaagaatttGAAGAATACTTAGCAGATTTGCTTATGTGA